A stretch of Saccharothrix texasensis DNA encodes these proteins:
- a CDS encoding CU044_2847 family protein yields the protein MPELISFSLPDDDAVLVEVESDGPEISPVSRGGDVIRSAATSLDGALRHVRAAASTALANFREMDVRPDEVQVEFGVKLTAQAGAVIAKTGVEGHLKIKLTWTRDVAAEREEEVAGSSPDQP from the coding sequence GTGCCCGAGTTGATCAGCTTTTCCCTGCCCGACGACGACGCGGTGCTGGTCGAGGTGGAGTCCGACGGGCCGGAGATCTCGCCGGTCTCGCGCGGCGGCGACGTGATCCGGTCCGCCGCGACGTCGCTGGACGGCGCGCTGCGGCACGTCCGCGCCGCCGCGTCGACCGCGTTGGCGAACTTCCGCGAGATGGACGTGCGGCCGGACGAGGTGCAGGTGGAGTTCGGCGTGAAGCTCACCGCGCAGGCCGGCGCGGTGATCGCGAAGACCGGGGTGGAGGGCCACCTGAAGATCAAGCTCACCTGGACGCGGGACGTCGCGGCCGAGCGCGAGGAGGAGGTCGCCGGCTCCTCGCCTGACCAACCGTGA
- a CDS encoding trypsin-like peptidase domain-containing protein produces MERVPVEAALVRIWRGEVVVGAGFLAGPRHVVTAAHVVADALGGVDGEWPAGPVEVDFPLVAAGRRVSGRVVAWAPVDEDLRGDVAGLELVGAPPAGAAPLVLTRSGGVTPDQLVMVGFPRRLEMGSWVYGRRGGPVATGWVEIHCEPGRESALEPGFSGSPVWGPELDAAVGMVVRRITGAPPKMGYMITVDTVLSAWPELAEVIEREPPFRALRPFDEQDAELYFGREEQAEQLVKLARAAPAVCVVGPSGVGKSSLLRAGVLPRLRSDAAVAVLRPSDAGTPLRSLAGALDRLLTPGGTSPERVDRLVERLTGGGVADVVAAVLERTGHDRLVVAVDQFEEVFGYPAADQAEFTGVLRAALRPAARWSVLLNLRDTFLGAGLRNPATVELAAGWLPVTVGELTSSQLRRVITAPLARIGTVAYEPGLVDRLVEDVQRAAGPLPLLQFALTELWARRRRGLLLHEAYDELGGVRGALAGYAQDVWAALDPASRRVATRLLVQLVRPLPDGDLAVRRTARRDELDEDQWAIAQRLASTRLLVLRVEPEPGVELAHESLLTQWGHLRDAAAEHREFRTWQESLRERMRRWTDERFAPRRLLAGPDLRDANRWAREHHADLAPAERAYLAAGNRRRRRRAAGTAAVLVVALVAAVLTYRTVDERRAALAAGDLVAKSEALHAADSHGGVQLALRAYRTDPEVRFTRSPDWGVDPADRLLPDYTAVGSGTSAQDPSSKSVDVVRMSKKVSADGRRFATTDSARHVVVWEVAGDRVTAIPLGHLFGPSDVASEVTISRGGRYVAFTQSVSWNSTKSSVTGPVDLEGLPRIDPADYPTCVPASMASSLACLVVYDLDERRVASAVQLGGFTFVNAVLSIDRDDEVVAVVLSKHSSLGPGATENDLVSWDLRTGEKREARRLPWHSWITGLWLGPGGRDAVLRETVADAAAPSLRTVLSDVDLAGESTRREITGHTATTAVSLDWTTFVATVSTSGEGREVVVWDARSRAVTTLVGGLSREEGLGAVGLDAAGATLLVYWSAGYDTTSTDLRDVAGTRRDFLSTWALPTGEKRGTVAYDHSWSYLVPLADLATGPLALISTSTVGLVLPHADRPSPLDRVLAVEPVREQRSTDEIMDRLCGLLADPNTDDAVRKMVPQDAYQGDVCPS; encoded by the coding sequence GTGGAACGGGTTCCGGTCGAAGCGGCGTTGGTCCGGATCTGGCGCGGTGAGGTGGTGGTCGGCGCGGGGTTCCTCGCCGGGCCCCGGCACGTGGTCACGGCCGCGCACGTGGTCGCCGACGCGCTCGGCGGGGTCGACGGCGAGTGGCCGGCCGGGCCGGTCGAGGTCGACTTCCCGTTGGTGGCCGCCGGTCGGCGGGTGTCCGGCCGAGTGGTGGCCTGGGCTCCGGTGGACGAGGACCTGCGCGGGGACGTCGCCGGCCTGGAGCTGGTCGGGGCGCCGCCGGCCGGCGCCGCCCCCTTGGTGCTCACGAGGTCGGGCGGGGTCACCCCCGACCAGTTGGTGATGGTGGGGTTCCCGCGGCGGCTGGAGATGGGCAGCTGGGTCTACGGCCGGCGGGGCGGCCCGGTGGCCACGGGGTGGGTGGAGATCCACTGCGAACCCGGTCGCGAGTCCGCGTTGGAGCCGGGGTTCTCCGGTTCGCCGGTGTGGGGGCCGGAGCTGGACGCCGCGGTCGGCATGGTGGTCCGCAGGATCACCGGCGCGCCGCCCAAGATGGGGTACATGATCACCGTGGACACGGTGCTGTCCGCGTGGCCGGAGCTGGCCGAGGTGATCGAGCGGGAGCCGCCGTTCCGGGCGTTGCGGCCCTTCGACGAGCAGGACGCCGAGCTGTACTTCGGACGCGAGGAGCAGGCCGAGCAGCTGGTGAAGCTGGCGCGTGCCGCTCCCGCGGTGTGCGTGGTGGGGCCGTCGGGGGTCGGCAAGTCGTCCTTGTTGCGCGCCGGTGTGCTGCCGAGGCTCCGGTCGGACGCGGCGGTGGCCGTGCTGCGCCCCTCGGACGCCGGCACGCCCCTGCGGTCGCTGGCCGGCGCGCTCGACCGGCTCCTCACCCCGGGCGGCACGTCGCCCGAACGCGTGGACCGGCTGGTGGAGCGCCTGACCGGCGGCGGCGTCGCGGACGTCGTCGCCGCCGTCCTGGAGCGGACGGGCCACGACCGGCTGGTGGTGGCCGTCGACCAGTTCGAGGAGGTCTTCGGCTACCCGGCGGCCGACCAGGCGGAGTTCACCGGTGTGCTGCGGGCCGCGCTCCGGCCGGCCGCCCGGTGGTCCGTGCTGCTGAACCTGCGCGACACGTTCCTCGGCGCCGGCCTGCGCAACCCGGCGACGGTGGAGCTGGCCGCGGGCTGGCTGCCGGTCACGGTCGGCGAGCTGACGTCGTCCCAGCTGCGCCGGGTGATCACCGCGCCGTTGGCCCGGATCGGCACCGTGGCCTACGAGCCGGGTCTGGTCGACCGGCTGGTGGAGGACGTGCAGCGCGCCGCCGGCCCGCTGCCGCTGCTCCAGTTCGCCCTGACGGAGCTGTGGGCGCGCCGCCGCCGCGGGCTGCTCCTGCACGAGGCCTACGACGAGCTGGGCGGTGTGCGCGGCGCGCTCGCCGGCTACGCCCAGGACGTCTGGGCCGCGCTGGACCCCGCGTCGCGCCGGGTCGCCACCCGCCTGCTGGTGCAGCTGGTCCGCCCGCTGCCCGACGGCGACCTCGCGGTCCGCCGCACGGCCCGCCGCGACGAGCTGGACGAGGACCAGTGGGCCATCGCCCAACGGCTCGCGAGCACCCGCCTGCTGGTGCTGCGCGTCGAGCCCGAGCCGGGTGTCGAGCTGGCGCACGAATCCCTGCTGACCCAGTGGGGGCACCTGCGCGACGCCGCCGCGGAGCACCGGGAGTTCCGCACGTGGCAGGAAAGCCTGCGCGAGCGGATGCGGCGCTGGACGGACGAGCGGTTCGCGCCCCGCCGCCTCCTGGCCGGCCCGGACCTGCGTGACGCCAACCGCTGGGCGCGCGAGCACCACGCGGACCTGGCCCCCGCCGAACGGGCCTACCTGGCGGCGGGCAACCGGAGGCGGCGACGGCGGGCCGCGGGCACGGCGGCCGTCCTGGTCGTGGCCCTGGTCGCGGCCGTGCTCACCTACCGCACGGTCGACGAGCGGCGGGCGGCGCTCGCGGCGGGTGACCTGGTGGCGAAGTCCGAGGCGTTGCACGCCGCCGACAGCCACGGTGGCGTGCAACTGGCGCTGCGTGCCTACCGGACCGACCCCGAGGTCCGGTTCACCCGGTCACCGGACTGGGGCGTCGACCCGGCGGACCGCCTGCTGCCGGACTACACCGCGGTCGGGTCCGGCACGTCGGCCCAGGACCCGTCCTCGAAGTCCGTCGACGTCGTCCGGATGTCCAAGAAGGTCAGCGCCGACGGCCGCCGCTTCGCGACCACGGACTCCGCCCGCCACGTGGTGGTGTGGGAGGTGGCGGGCGACCGGGTCACGGCCATCCCGCTCGGTCACCTGTTCGGCCCGTCCGACGTCGCTTCGGAGGTGACGATCAGCCGCGGCGGCCGGTACGTCGCCTTCACGCAGTCGGTCAGCTGGAACAGCACCAAGAGCTCGGTCACCGGGCCGGTCGACCTCGAGGGCCTGCCCCGCATCGACCCGGCCGACTACCCCACGTGCGTGCCGGCGAGCATGGCTTCCTCGCTGGCCTGCCTGGTGGTCTACGACCTCGACGAGCGCCGCGTCGCGTCCGCCGTGCAGCTCGGCGGGTTCACGTTCGTGAACGCGGTGCTGAGCATCGACCGGGACGACGAGGTGGTCGCCGTCGTCCTGTCGAAGCACTCCTCGCTCGGGCCGGGGGCCACCGAGAACGACCTGGTGTCGTGGGACCTGCGCACCGGGGAGAAGCGCGAGGCGCGGCGGTTGCCGTGGCACAGCTGGATCACCGGCCTGTGGCTGGGACCGGGCGGGCGCGACGCGGTGCTGCGGGAGACCGTGGCCGACGCGGCCGCGCCGTCCCTCCGGACCGTGCTGTCGGACGTCGACCTCGCCGGCGAGTCGACCAGGCGGGAGATCACCGGCCACACCGCGACGACCGCCGTCAGCCTGGACTGGACCACCTTCGTCGCCACGGTGTCCACATCGGGCGAGGGCCGCGAGGTCGTCGTCTGGGACGCGCGATCCCGGGCCGTGACCACGCTGGTGGGCGGCCTGTCCCGGGAAGAGGGGTTGGGCGCCGTCGGGCTCGACGCCGCCGGCGCGACCCTGCTGGTCTACTGGTCGGCCGGCTACGACACGACCTCCACCGACCTCAGGGACGTCGCCGGCACGCGACGTGACTTCCTGTCCACGTGGGCGTTGCCGACGGGGGAGAAGCGGGGCACGGTGGCGTACGACCACAGCTGGTCCTACCTGGTGCCGCTGGCGGACCTCGCGACCGGCCCCCTCGCGCTGATCAGCACCAGCACGGTCGGCCTGGTGCTGCCGCACGCGGACCGGCCGTCGCCGTTGGACCGGGTGCTCGCGGTGGAGCCGGTGCGCGAGCAGCGGTCCACCGACGAGATCATGGACCGGCTGTGCGGGTTGCTCGCCGACCCGAACACCGACGACGCGGTCCGGAAGATGGTGCCGCAGGACGCCTACCAGGGGGACGTGTGCCCGAGTTGA
- a CDS encoding tetratricopeptide repeat protein: protein MPETSTGHAEVHGVVNGAVVQAGSIGHVTLAVGDGRRLPVPRQLPAAVGDFTGRAEHVAALDAPAARVADNGPSAVAVVAGAAGVGKTASALHWSHRVQERFPHGTLHADLRGYGPGEPATPAEVLFRFLRALGVGPKAVPPGVEEQAALYRSLLAGSRVLVVLDNARAAEQVRPLLPGAPGCLVVVTSRAALSELISQAAMPVKLAVMPGTESVELLRRIIGPRRAGVEEDDVVRLAGVCGGLPPALSRGTDNGRQEAFVRTNRSRALAGLGRYDEALAHAERALVLRRRSDDREGEVFTLDQLARVRQALGDHGKAIALCEQAIAIRPEHAYRPDLAAAFDTLGASAPHVGDSERATSCRHRALEVLDDFGDHRAAALRARLGAAGDPPSGRLLP, encoded by the coding sequence GTGCCCGAGACGTCGACCGGCCACGCCGAGGTGCACGGCGTGGTGAACGGCGCGGTGGTGCAGGCCGGCTCGATCGGCCACGTGACGTTGGCCGTGGGAGACGGCCGGCGCCTGCCCGTGCCGAGGCAGCTGCCCGCGGCGGTCGGCGACTTCACCGGCCGCGCCGAGCACGTGGCGGCCCTGGACGCGCCGGCGGCCCGCGTGGCGGACAACGGTCCCTCGGCGGTCGCGGTGGTCGCGGGCGCCGCCGGCGTGGGCAAGACCGCGTCGGCCCTGCACTGGTCGCACCGGGTGCAGGAGCGCTTCCCCCACGGGACGCTGCACGCGGACCTGCGCGGCTACGGCCCCGGCGAGCCGGCGACCCCGGCCGAGGTCCTGTTCCGCTTCCTGCGCGCGCTCGGCGTCGGCCCGAAGGCGGTGCCGCCCGGGGTGGAGGAGCAGGCGGCGCTGTACCGGTCGCTGCTCGCGGGCTCGCGGGTGCTGGTCGTGCTCGACAACGCGCGCGCCGCGGAGCAGGTCCGGCCGCTGCTGCCGGGCGCGCCGGGGTGTCTCGTGGTGGTGACCAGCCGGGCCGCGCTCAGCGAGCTGATCTCCCAGGCCGCGATGCCGGTGAAGCTCGCCGTGATGCCCGGGACCGAGTCCGTCGAGCTGCTGCGCCGGATCATCGGCCCGCGCCGGGCCGGCGTCGAGGAGGACGACGTGGTGCGGCTGGCCGGGGTGTGCGGTGGGCTGCCGCCGGCGCTGAGCCGCGGCACGGACAACGGGCGGCAGGAGGCGTTCGTCCGGACGAACCGCAGCCGGGCACTGGCCGGGCTGGGGCGCTACGACGAAGCCCTCGCCCACGCCGAACGCGCCTTGGTCCTGCGCCGGCGGTCCGATGACCGCGAGGGGGAAGTCTTCACGCTGGACCAGTTGGCCCGCGTGCGGCAGGCGCTGGGGGACCACGGGAAGGCCATCGCCCTGTGCGAGCAGGCGATCGCCATCAGGCCCGAGCACGCCTACCGGCCCGACCTGGCCGCCGCCTTCGACACCCTGGGCGCCTCCGCGCCGCACGTCGGCGACTCGGAGCGGGCGACGAGCTGCCGGCACCGGGCGTTGGAGGTCCTGGACGACTTCGGCGACCACCGCGCCGCCGCCCTGCGGGCCAGGCTCGGGGCGGCGGGCGACCCACCGTCGGGGCGCTTGCTCCCGTGA